GCCCCGCCGCAGTCCCCAACCAGGTCGGACCGCCGGCAATATACACAGGCGCCGGCGCCCGCCGCTTCTACTCGTTGTCTGCACCGGCTTGAGCAGCAGCATGTCTGGCAGAGGCAAGGGCGGGAAGGGGCTCGGCAAGGGCGGCGCCAAGCGCCACCGCAAGGTGCTGCGCGACAACATCCAGGGCATCACCAAGCCGGCCATCCGCCGCCTGGCTCGGCGCGGCGGCGTCAAGCGCATCTCGGGGCTCATCTACGAGGAGACGCGCGGCGTGCTCAAGGTCTTCCTGGAGAACGTGATCCGCGACGCCGTCACCTACACGGAGCACGCCAAGAGGAAGACGGTCACGGCCATGGACGTGGTCTATGCCCTCAAGCGCCAGGGACGCACCCTCTACGGCTTCGGCGGCTAAACTCGTTTTCTCGGATAGCTTACGCGTATAGAACACAAAGGCTCTTTTCAGAGCCACCCAAGCTGTCATCTACAGAGGTGAAATCATTTCTTGAAAGCGTGTGTGAGTGCTGCCCTTGTGTTTGCAGTTGCTGAGTGGGAGGTGGGATGGGAGCTTTCCCGGGTTCTAGCCCGAAGTTTTCATTTCATCCCTCACTCGCTAGCTTAAGGCGGGAGGTGGTTTAAGCAGAGTAGGGAGCAGTATCCCAATAATTCATAAAAGTTGTGACAAGGACAGGGCTTCTCCTTACCCCATTTTCTAGCCCCAAGATACTTCCCCCCGCTTCCCCTTGGAAAAGTCATGGATAGAACAGGCAGGTGAGGAAAACAGTCCCTCAGGGCAAGCGATATTGGGACAGCCGCTACCCCTCCTCGGCCTCCCCGTGACAGCCTTTAAGGGGAAGCTTAGGAAATGGAACTGCTTTTTTCCTGCCAAGCCCCGGGCggggaaaaaagcaggaaggtgTGGGGTGGGGAAATGGCCGAGAAACACAGTGCTCCAGGGGGCTGCAGAGAAAACAGGTTGTGAGCCCCCTGCAAAAATTGCTTCGCTTACATACACATCAGTATCGCTCTTACTGCCCCCATCATCCCTCATCATCTCTCATCAGCTTATTGTATCGGGGAATAACCAGAATAAGACCGGCAACAGGGCGGGGCTGCCCCCCCACTACCTGTGGCTCGAAATCCCCGCTGTCTGCACCCCCCCAAAGAGCACAAGGCAGAAGCTGCCTCTGCTTGCGCCAGTCATAGCGATACAGCTCTCTCCAGCGGACAAGTGAGTGGCTCTTAAAAGAGCCTTTGGGTTTGGTGGTGTGGCAGCGCACGAGGCTCAGGCGCGCTCGCCGCGGATGCGACGGGCCAGCTGGATGTCCTTGGGCATGATGGTGACGCGCTTGGCGTGGATGGCACAGAGGTTGGTGTCCTCGAAGAGCCCCACCAGGTAGGCCTCGCTCGCCTCCTGCAGCGCCATCACGGCCGAGCTCTGGAAGCGCAGGTCGGTCTTGAAGTCCTGCGCGATCTCGCGCACCAGGCGCTGGAAGGGCAGCTTGCGGATCAGCAGCTCCGTGGACTTCTGGTAGCGCCGGATCTCGCGCAGCGCCACCGTGCCGGGCCGGTAGCGGTGCGGCTTCTTCACGCCGCCCGTGGCCGGCGCGCTCTTGCGGGCCGCCTTGGTGGCCAACTGCTTGCGGGGCGCCTTCCCGCCCGTCGACTTACGCGCCGTCTGCTTTGTGCGGGCCATAACTAGTCGCTTGCTGTCTTCTAGTGCTGGAGAGCCGAGAACAGTAAACTGCTGTAACCGCTTCAGCCTACCTCCTTTTTATATGCAAGCCCTGCCTTTCCATTGGCTGATGAAACCGGACGATCCTATTGGCCTGATTTGAAAACCCGCGGCAACCCTTGTCTGAGCTGCACCTACCAACTGCTTAGGAGTTAGACAACGCAGGCTCGATTGTGTCATATTCCGTTTCCTCAGTAGTGATTTGTaacttttgtgggttttttaagcgatgtatcttttaaaattattcgTTCGTTAATTATTCATCAGTTAAATATgcattaattaatttattaagCCTTAGGCAAATTGCACAGTCCATAGTTTGAAAACTCTGTTTCCAAAAAGgagtgaaaacaaaatatagcTATGTCTAGGTTTATCAGAAggagaaacctttttttttttttgtcccctgGTTTGTTTAGTCAATCTGAAGCATGTAAAAGCATACTCTTTGATACTTTGTAGTTCTAAATTGCTTAGGGAATTATTTCCTGGAGATTCGAATGCTTTGACTGCACTATGAAACTAATAGTTCTTACTAGCTAAAATCAAATGTATTGTAACATGATTTGCATTAAACACAGGCCTTTTAAGCACGATTGAGAGGCacaaaaaactgaaaaagctaaaaaaaaaacaagggagaAAGGAATAACGAAGAAACAAAAGGTTTGTCGctgataaagttttcaaaaccagcaaaggcggctgttttcctgtggcaggggctgggctcgCGGCGCCCGCAGCTGCCACCGGGGCTCCGGGGTGCCACGAATTGCCCAATTACATTCTTTGCCCTCTGACCAATCAAAGCTGAGAAGGCGGGGCCGACATTCTATATAAATAGGAGTAGCAAGGGACGACGTAGCCCTTTCT
Above is a window of Colius striatus isolate bColStr4 chromosome 1, bColStr4.1.hap1, whole genome shotgun sequence DNA encoding:
- the LOC133627654 gene encoding histone H3, which encodes MARTKQTARKSTGGKAPRKQLATKAARKSAPATGGVKKPHRYRPGTVALREIRRYQKSTELLIRKLPFQRLVREIAQDFKTDLRFQSSAVMALQEASEAYLVGLFEDTNLCAIHAKRVTIMPKDIQLARRIRGERA